A region of Paenibacillus sp. JNUCC-31 DNA encodes the following proteins:
- a CDS encoding DNA alkylation repair protein yields the protein MLLRKGARKGADIPDHIRNLLQSGHIESVNLTEWLAVDHILLFQQIAHDLGMGAETRKITEQLTQMNEQRIMKIIPTIASNWLNLMERMGDKERIRHFRSLAEHRSDSVRCWAAFIIGSDSRLSLNDKLDRTRSFAADHHFGVREIAWMAVREPITAELSNALTFFMDWAIDPDPLIRRFAIESTRPHGVWAKHIQELKENPAIALPLLNHVKSDAHKYVQDSVSNWLNDAGKTNPDWVRQVCESWIQQSDTKHTLRIITRGQRNLSL from the coding sequence ATTCTTCTACGCAAAGGCGCCCGTAAAGGGGCTGACATTCCTGATCACATCCGCAATCTGCTGCAATCTGGACATATCGAATCGGTAAATCTGACGGAGTGGCTCGCTGTCGATCACATTCTCCTTTTTCAGCAGATTGCCCATGATCTGGGAATGGGCGCTGAAACCCGCAAGATCACGGAGCAGTTAACACAGATGAATGAACAGCGAATCATGAAAATCATTCCGACCATTGCCTCGAATTGGCTCAACCTTATGGAGCGAATGGGAGATAAAGAGCGAATCCGCCACTTCCGTTCCCTTGCGGAGCATCGTTCAGACAGTGTGCGCTGCTGGGCAGCCTTTATCATCGGGTCGGATTCCCGCTTAAGCCTGAATGATAAACTGGATCGCACCCGGTCCTTTGCAGCGGATCACCACTTTGGTGTACGAGAGATTGCCTGGATGGCTGTACGGGAGCCAATCACGGCTGAATTATCCAATGCGCTAACGTTTTTTATGGACTGGGCTATCGATCCTGACCCATTAATCCGACGGTTTGCCATAGAATCGACAAGACCTCACGGTGTGTGGGCCAAGCATATTCAGGAGTTAAAAGAAAATCCTGCAATAGCCCTGCCTCTACTCAACCATGTAAAATCGGATGCTCATAAATATGTGCAGGACTCTGTCAGCAACTGGTTGAACGATGCTGGCAAAACCAACCCGGATTGGGTTCGTCAGGTATGCGAATCTTGGATTCAGCAATCGGATACCAAGCATACGCTGCGGATCATCACACGTGGTCAACGAAACCTCAGCCTCTAA
- a CDS encoding DoxX family protein, translating into MNNGLRILGYIALIVLAGVFVMSGFNKVSGSEMMVQTFKGFSYPTWTMYLIGAVELLSAVGLLIPRTRILASGVLTFIMIGAVGSHLIYGQYAAIPFPAVLLVANIIVLIMGMRKLEAEEMNMDAVQV; encoded by the coding sequence ATGAACAACGGATTACGAATTTTGGGATATATCGCACTGATTGTGCTTGCAGGTGTATTTGTAATGTCAGGGTTTAACAAGGTCAGTGGATCAGAGATGATGGTGCAGACTTTCAAAGGATTCTCCTACCCAACCTGGACGATGTATCTGATCGGAGCAGTGGAGCTGCTCAGTGCTGTAGGTTTGCTGATTCCGCGTACGCGTATTCTGGCTTCGGGGGTACTGACGTTCATTATGATTGGGGCAGTGGGAAGTCATCTGATCTATGGACAATATGCAGCAATTCCTTTCCCGGCAGTGTTGTTGGTTGCCAACATCATCGTTCTGATTATGGGCATGCGTAAACTGGAAGCAGAAGAAATGAATATGGACGCTGTGCAAGTCTAA
- a CDS encoding winged helix-turn-helix transcriptional regulator: MITQAMDIIGKKWVLLIMYQLLSGPKRFTELEAEMAISGRLLSERLKEMEMEGIVTRHMYPEIPPRVEYELTPKGRAIEPVINQIYNWSSDWLKQQESK; this comes from the coding sequence ATGATTACTCAGGCCATGGATATCATCGGTAAGAAGTGGGTACTGCTCATCATGTACCAACTCTTATCCGGACCCAAACGATTCACAGAATTGGAAGCAGAAATGGCGATTAGCGGTCGGTTGCTATCCGAACGTCTGAAGGAAATGGAAATGGAAGGTATCGTAACCCGGCATATGTATCCTGAAATTCCGCCTCGCGTAGAGTATGAATTGACTCCAAAAGGCAGAGCCATTGAACCCGTCATTAACCAGATCTACAACTGGTCCTCAGACTGGTTGAAGCAGCAAGAGTCTAAGTAG
- a CDS encoding Gfo/Idh/MocA family protein yields MTLQIGIIGTGWFSKVHADILARMEGVRVAAVCGTTLEKAEAMASVYDAVGYGELEHMLDTEKLDAVYICVPPMSHGSIEAELIRRGIPFLVEKPLSTGMDIPRQVLDQIQKSGLLTSVGYHFRYQEAAQVLQQAMKEQTVGMALGRWMGGMPGVDWWRRQEGSGGQFVEQTTHIVDLLRYCAGEVTEVYAVAAQRSMHEKHEHVTVADVANVTLKLESGAIASIANTCLLPDGEGGAGLQFYTDAGVWDWTPERLLLPSTAPHAMAGLEIPAGHNPYERENEAFIHALRTGDRSRILSDYADACRTQEITTAALVSADSGLPVQLQPSKHLSH; encoded by the coding sequence ATGACGTTACAGATCGGAATCATTGGAACAGGTTGGTTCAGTAAGGTACATGCAGATATTCTGGCACGAATGGAGGGCGTTCGTGTAGCAGCTGTCTGTGGAACAACGCTGGAGAAGGCGGAGGCCATGGCTTCCGTCTATGATGCTGTTGGCTACGGTGAACTTGAGCATATGTTGGATACTGAAAAGCTGGATGCGGTCTATATCTGTGTGCCTCCGATGTCTCACGGATCGATTGAAGCAGAGTTGATTCGCCGGGGTATCCCGTTCCTGGTGGAAAAACCGCTGAGTACAGGCATGGATATTCCTCGCCAGGTACTGGATCAGATACAGAAGTCGGGATTGTTAACATCGGTAGGTTACCATTTCCGTTATCAGGAGGCTGCACAGGTACTGCAGCAAGCGATGAAGGAACAGACCGTGGGCATGGCGCTTGGACGCTGGATGGGCGGAATGCCGGGAGTTGACTGGTGGCGTCGTCAGGAGGGCTCCGGGGGACAATTTGTGGAACAGACGACCCATATCGTGGATTTGCTGCGGTATTGTGCTGGTGAAGTGACAGAGGTATACGCTGTAGCGGCTCAGCGCAGCATGCATGAGAAGCATGAACATGTCACGGTAGCTGATGTGGCGAATGTAACACTTAAGCTGGAGAGTGGTGCTATCGCGAGCATTGCCAACACCTGCCTGCTGCCAGATGGTGAAGGCGGCGCAGGGCTCCAGTTCTACACGGATGCTGGAGTCTGGGACTGGACACCTGAACGTCTTCTTCTACCAAGTACTGCCCCTCATGCGATGGCAGGTCTGGAGATTCCCGCAGGGCATAACCCGTATGAGCGGGAAAATGAAGCGTTCATTCACGCCCTTCGTACCGGGGACCGCTCACGGATCTTGTCTGATTATGCGGATGCGTGCCGCACACAGGAGATTACAACGGCTGCCTTGGTTTCGGCAGATTCCGGACTGCCGGTACAGCTTCAGCCATCCAAACATCTCTCGCATTAA
- a CDS encoding glycerol-3-phosphate dehydrogenase/oxidase — protein MTASFSAAKRTEYLDRMANAHFDILIIGGGITGAGIALDATSRGLKTALVEMQDFAAGTSSRSTKLVHGGLRYLKQFEVKMVAEVGRERAVVYENGPHVTTPEPMLLPIYTAGTFGRFSTSIGLMVYDRLAGVKRSERRHMLNAGAVLESEPLLRKNGLLGGGRYVEYRTDDARLTIEVLKEAVQRGAQAVNYVKAAGFLKEKGNGGITGIQAVDQISGQSYKLRATKVINASGPWVDELRKIDGSRHGKTLQMTKGVHLVFDGTRFPLRQAVYFDTPDGRMVFAVPRDGKTYVGTTDTVFEDDPAHPLISEADRDYVIDAVNGMFPNVRIRAEDVESGWAGVRPLIHEEGKGPSEISRKDEVWVAPSGLITIAGGKLTGYRKMAEMVVDLAARQLEQETGKTVGPCITKEMPISGGDVGGSVNFGAYTERKIKDGVALGLDRSAAEHLARRYGSNVDAVYERMPDPRAKAELHGMPQELLLMLRYAIDEEMAVTPSDFFVRRTGDLFFRIDEVRQHKAAVIQYMAERLTWSGEQAKRFANELDQLLMEASGRI, from the coding sequence ATGACAGCATCGTTCTCGGCGGCAAAGCGTACGGAATACTTGGATCGGATGGCGAATGCACACTTTGACATATTGATTATTGGTGGGGGAATCACGGGTGCCGGGATTGCGCTGGATGCAACATCCCGCGGATTGAAGACAGCACTGGTCGAAATGCAGGATTTTGCGGCGGGAACATCCAGTCGTTCTACCAAATTGGTGCATGGCGGCTTACGGTATCTGAAGCAGTTTGAAGTGAAAATGGTAGCTGAGGTGGGACGGGAGCGAGCGGTGGTGTACGAGAATGGGCCGCATGTAACGACACCCGAACCGATGCTGCTCCCCATCTATACGGCAGGTACCTTTGGCCGATTCAGCACGTCCATTGGCCTGATGGTGTATGACCGGCTTGCAGGTGTGAAGCGCAGTGAGCGGCGCCATATGTTAAATGCCGGAGCCGTCTTAGAAAGTGAGCCCTTGCTGCGCAAGAACGGGCTGCTGGGTGGTGGACGCTATGTGGAATACCGAACGGACGATGCCAGGCTTACAATTGAAGTGTTGAAGGAAGCGGTACAGCGCGGTGCACAGGCCGTGAACTATGTAAAAGCAGCAGGATTCCTGAAGGAGAAGGGGAACGGGGGGATTACAGGTATCCAGGCTGTGGATCAGATTAGCGGCCAATCTTATAAGCTGCGGGCAACCAAGGTGATTAATGCGTCCGGTCCATGGGTGGATGAGCTGCGGAAGATCGATGGTTCACGCCATGGGAAAACGTTGCAGATGACCAAGGGCGTTCATCTCGTATTTGATGGTACACGTTTCCCGTTAAGGCAGGCTGTATATTTTGATACACCGGATGGACGAATGGTCTTTGCTGTTCCGCGTGATGGTAAAACTTATGTCGGAACCACAGATACCGTCTTCGAAGATGATCCTGCACACCCGTTAATCTCCGAGGCGGATCGGGATTATGTCATCGATGCTGTCAACGGGATGTTCCCGAACGTACGAATTCGTGCCGAGGATGTGGAGTCCGGTTGGGCGGGTGTTCGTCCGCTCATTCATGAGGAAGGCAAAGGGCCTTCTGAAATTTCACGTAAGGATGAAGTATGGGTAGCCCCTTCGGGATTGATCACGATTGCCGGGGGCAAATTAACCGGATACCGTAAAATGGCCGAGATGGTAGTTGATCTGGCTGCACGCCAACTGGAGCAGGAAACGGGTAAAACCGTTGGTCCCTGTATAACAAAAGAGATGCCGATCTCCGGGGGAGATGTCGGCGGTTCCGTTAATTTTGGCGCATATACTGAACGCAAGATCAAGGATGGGGTCGCACTGGGACTCGACCGATCTGCTGCAGAGCACTTGGCCCGCAGATATGGGTCCAATGTGGATGCGGTGTACGAGCGAATGCCTGATCCGCGGGCCAAAGCTGAACTGCACGGCATGCCACAGGAACTGTTATTAATGCTGCGTTATGCCATAGACGAGGAGATGGCCGTAACACCTTCAGACTTTTTTGTCAGACGAACCGGGGACTTGTTTTTCCGCATTGACGAAGTACGTCAACATAAGGCGGCAGTTATTCAGTACATGGCTGAACGCCTGACTTGGTCTGGCGAGCAAGCGAAACGGTTTGCGAACGAACTGGATCAGTTGCTTATGGAAGCATCGGGCCGAATCTAA
- the glpK gene encoding glycerol kinase GlpK encodes MEKYMLALDQGTTSSRAILFNRSGEIVHIAQQEFPQYFPKPGWVEQNANEIWSSILAVMASCLAESGIKPVQIAGIGITNQRETVVVWDKETGRPIYNAVVWQSRQTAGICDELKTKGLGDLFHRKTGLLIDPYFSGTKVKWILDHVPDARERAEKGELLFGTIDSWLIWKLSGGTHVTDVSNASRTLMYNIYDLQWDDELLQILDIPKAMLPEVRGSSEVYAHTVDYHFFGHRIPIAGAAGDQQSALFGQGCYTKGSMKNTYGTGCFMLMNTGEKPVQSEHGLITTIAWGMNGKIEYALEGSIFVAGSAVQWLRDGLRMLRSSKDSEDYAARVPSTEGVYMVPAFVGLGSPYWDSEVKGAVFGLTRGTTKEHFIRATLEALAYQTRDVLEAMESDSGIPVNALRVDGGAAANDFLMQFQSDILNIPVERPNVNETTALGAAYLAGLAVGYWNSADELANHENTERVFYPVMAEEERTELYAGWQRAVKAAMVFK; translated from the coding sequence ATGGAAAAATATATGTTGGCCCTTGATCAGGGGACGACGAGTTCCCGGGCTATTCTGTTTAATCGGAGCGGGGAGATTGTGCATATTGCACAGCAGGAATTTCCGCAGTACTTTCCCAAGCCGGGTTGGGTGGAGCAGAATGCCAATGAAATTTGGAGTTCCATTCTGGCGGTGATGGCTTCATGTCTGGCCGAAAGTGGAATCAAGCCGGTCCAGATTGCCGGCATCGGCATTACGAATCAGCGGGAAACGGTTGTCGTATGGGACAAAGAAACGGGCCGCCCCATCTACAATGCAGTTGTCTGGCAGTCCAGACAAACGGCTGGAATTTGTGATGAGTTGAAGACGAAGGGACTGGGTGACCTTTTTCATCGCAAAACAGGCCTGCTCATTGACCCCTACTTCTCGGGAACCAAGGTAAAGTGGATTCTGGATCATGTGCCTGATGCCCGGGAGCGTGCAGAAAAAGGTGAACTTCTGTTTGGCACAATCGATAGTTGGCTGATCTGGAAGCTGAGCGGTGGTACACACGTTACTGATGTATCCAATGCTTCCCGGACCTTGATGTACAACATCTATGATCTGCAATGGGATGATGAATTGTTGCAGATTCTGGACATTCCCAAAGCGATGCTGCCAGAGGTGCGCGGTTCTTCCGAGGTGTATGCACATACAGTTGACTATCACTTCTTCGGTCATCGGATTCCGATTGCCGGAGCTGCAGGGGATCAGCAGTCGGCATTATTCGGTCAGGGCTGTTACACGAAGGGCAGCATGAAAAATACGTATGGCACCGGATGTTTTATGCTCATGAATACCGGAGAAAAGCCGGTGCAGTCCGAGCATGGGCTGATTACAACCATTGCCTGGGGCATGAATGGCAAGATCGAGTATGCGCTGGAAGGCAGCATTTTTGTCGCAGGTTCGGCGGTACAGTGGCTGCGTGACGGCTTAAGGATGCTTCGTTCCTCAAAGGACAGTGAAGACTATGCGGCACGTGTACCCTCTACAGAGGGCGTATATATGGTGCCTGCATTCGTGGGCCTGGGGAGCCCTTACTGGGATAGTGAGGTGAAGGGAGCGGTCTTTGGTTTAACGCGAGGAACGACCAAAGAGCACTTTATTCGTGCAACCCTGGAGGCACTGGCGTATCAGACCCGGGATGTGCTGGAGGCCATGGAATCTGATTCAGGTATTCCGGTGAATGCCTTGCGTGTGGATGGGGGAGCGGCGGCCAATGATTTTCTGATGCAATTCCAGAGTGACATTCTGAATATCCCTGTGGAGCGTCCCAATGTGAACGAAACGACTGCATTGGGTGCGGCTTATCTGGCAGGACTTGCAGTAGGCTATTGGAATAGTGCAGATGAATTGGCGAATCACGAGAATACGGAACGTGTCTTCTATCCGGTTATGGCTGAGGAAGAGCGTACAGAACTGTATGCAGGGTGGCAACGTGCGGTAAAGGCAGCAATGGTCTTCAAATGA
- a CDS encoding glycerol-3-phosphate responsive antiterminator, which produces MPFEGQYVLPAAKSMKQFEAMIEGPYTYGVVLDTHIAQLHSVLEEARRRDKKILLHADLVQGLKNDEYAAEYLCQHIRPAGLISTRASVIQKAKQKGITAIQRVFLLDTNALEKSYLLLSKTQPDYIEVLPGVIPHIIAEVSIRTGIPIIAGGLIRSPEEVELALKAGATAVTTSNVNLIRHYKKSHTEYKQ; this is translated from the coding sequence GTGCCATTTGAGGGACAGTATGTGTTACCGGCTGCCAAGAGCATGAAGCAGTTCGAGGCGATGATTGAAGGCCCTTACACCTACGGGGTTGTGCTGGATACGCACATTGCCCAGCTTCACAGTGTGCTGGAGGAAGCGCGGCGGCGTGACAAGAAAATATTACTGCATGCTGACCTGGTGCAGGGGCTGAAGAACGATGAATATGCCGCAGAGTATTTATGTCAGCATATTCGCCCGGCAGGACTGATCTCGACGCGAGCCAGCGTAATTCAGAAGGCGAAACAGAAAGGGATCACAGCCATACAGCGCGTTTTTCTGCTGGATACGAATGCACTGGAGAAAAGTTATCTTTTGCTGTCCAAGACCCAGCCGGATTATATTGAAGTACTGCCTGGTGTTATCCCGCATATTATTGCAGAAGTATCCATACGGACAGGTATACCCATCATTGCAGGTGGGCTGATCCGCTCACCGGAAGAGGTTGAACTGGCGCTGAAGGCTGGAGCTACCGCAGTAACCACTTCCAACGTGAACCTGATTCGGCACTACAAGAAATCGCATACAGAATATAAGCAGTAA